Part of the Salmo trutta chromosome 5, fSalTru1.1, whole genome shotgun sequence genome is shown below.
ATCACTTCAATTAGCTGCCATTGTGTAGTGCAAAACAAatcagctagctaactagatAATATGCTAAACAAATCAACAAATTATAAAGAGTAATATTGTTCCACTGTTGTATTGAACCTTTTATGTGAACCATTGTTTAGTATGGCTTTTACTCAAGCTGTCAAAATGCACTTAGGGAACGTGTGTGGTCGGTCCTGGATGTCCTCTTACCAGAGGGGGTCTACTGTCATGTCCCAAAGACAAAGAGATTACGGAGCGGTTCTATGCGGTAAATGTCAAAATTCGTCCCAAAAGCTTAGCCCAAATAGTAGAACTATGCATGCAACTCAGCCATTGATGATTACGAAGTTACTGTCAGTGGACGAGATCTTTGCCAGAAGATCACTACAGGACTACTTCAAGAAGATGGAGACAGAGTACAGAGATAGTCTGACAGTTGTCAACATGACAGAGGGACAGCAGGATGGTGAAGAGGAATTGAGAGTGAAGAGGACAAGAGTTTCTGTACTAGCCCCACTAATCCAGTACACCAGAGAGCTTCAGACAAAACAGCAGGAATTTGCTGAAACTGAAACATTACTGAAAGGTGAGGCCACACCTAATGTGTGATGTTCTATCAACAGATGCAGAAGGGCATCTCATGGCCAATAGGTATCAGCAGCTTGTGAGTTTGACAATGTAACAAACGGTACCTGTTCCTACATCAGGTAACTGTGTATAATGTATCCATCTTGTATCtaccactgaacaaaaatataaatgcaacaatttctaagattttactgagttacagttcatatttggaaatcagtcaattgaaatatatttattaggccctaatcgatggatttcacatgactgggaatacagatatgcatatgttggtcacagataacttttttttttttaaagggtcagggcatggatcagaaaaccagtcagtatctggtgtgaccaccatttgtctcatgcagtgTGACGACACCTTCAAATAGAGTTGATCGggctgttgactgtggcctgtggaatgtcatcccactcctcttcaatggctgtgcaaagttgctggatattggcgggaatttGAACACGCTGCCATACACGTCGATTcagagtatcccaaacatgcttgatgggtgacatgtctgttgagtatgcaggccatggatgaactgggacattttcagcttccaggaattgtgtacagatccttgtgacatggggctgtgcattatcatgctgaaacatgaggtgatggcggcggatgaatggctcgacaatgggcctcaggatcttgtcacggtatctctgtacattcaaattgcccTTACTAAAATGTACTTGTCTTCGTTGTCTGTAGCGTATGCCTGCCCATTCCATAACCCCAAAGCCACTATGGGGCagtctgttcacaatgttgacatcagcatacCGCTCGCCAACATGACATCTGCCCGGGACAGTTGAAACCGAagtcatctgtgaagagcacttctccagtgtgtcagtggccatcgaaggtgagcatttgcccactgaagttggttacgacaccgaactgcagtcaggtcgaGACCCAAGTGAGGACGAAGAGCactcagatgagcttccctgagactttttctgacagtttgtgtcaTCAGCTGCccgtgtggctggtctcagacgatcccgaaggtgaagaagcctgatgtggaggCCCTGGGCTGGCCTGGGTATACGTGGTCTGCCATggtgaagccggttggacgtacttccaCATTCTCCAAAATGACGGAGCTGTCTTATGGTACAAAAGTGAAAATGAAATTCTCTGTCCACAGTTCTAGTGGACAATCCTGCCGTCAGtataccaattgcacgctccctcaaaacttgagacatatgtggcattgtgttgtgtgacaaaactgcacattttagagtggcattttattgtccccagcaaaatgtgctcctgtgtaatgatcatgctgtttaatcagcttcttgatatgccacgcctgtcaggtggatggattatcttggcaaaggatgttaactaactaacagggatgttaacaaatttgtgcaaaaaatgtgagagaaataagctttttgtgcgtattgaaacatgggaccaacactttacatttctGATAGTAAATTCAGTGAAATAAGAAACAttgtttttccctttttcccTAAGATGACGACCCAGACATGCGTGAACTGGCAGTCCTTGAGAGGGAGGCTTGTCAGAAAGCGATTCAAGATGTTAGACAAAAGGTACACACCTGCATTTTCAGTTCCCCCTACAGTCGGAATAAGATGACACTGATAAAAGCACATTTAGGGTTGCGAAAGGAAATCGAATCACTCCAATTAGTATGGAAAACGTAGTTTGAGAAAATTACTAAACTGACATGTCTGATTCTTCTACATTCCTTCAGATCCTGTCCCTGTTGATTCCTGAGGAGGAGTCAGACATGAGTGACCTGGTCCTGGAGGTCACCGCAGGGGTCGGAGGTCAGGAGGCCATGCTCTTCACTGCAGAGGTCTTTGACATGTACCAGAGCTTTGCAGCACACCAGGGCTGGGGGTTTGACATCCTGGAGTACATGAAAAGTGAAATAGGTCAGTCACATTCATTCATTAACAGGTTTGTTGTTGTCAAACCATTCCTGTTGCTAGTGTTTACCCAAACCTTCAACTGACTCCATTTTATGAATGGTAACTTTGAGTGTGTGAATGTCAACTGTCTGCAGGTGGGTTACGGCATGCATCAGCCAGTGTCAGTGGTCCTAAGAGCTACAAGAGGATGAAGTTTGAGGCAGGTGTGCATCGCGTGCAGAGAGTCCCTAAGACTGAGAAACAGGGCCGTATTCACACCAGCACCATGACAGTGGCAGTGCTACCCCAGCCCACAGAGGTGAGACCTTCCCTGAGGTATTTGGCCCTTGTACTTTTACAAGcctttaaaaaattaaaaataaatcagTGAAGTATTACCTTCTTTCTTTGGTAACATTACCACTGTTACCAAAGATTAAGTACAGACTTATTTTGCTAAGTGCTCAATTCATTATTTCTTTTTCAGATCACTTTCACAATTAATGCGAAGGATTTGAGGATTGAAACCAAGAGGGCGAGTGGAGCCGGGGGCCAGCATGTCAACACCACAGACAGCGCAGTGCGAATAGTTCATCTACCAACAGGTAATCTCAGCCAATACAATGCCGTAAGGATCAGACAGTGGAGTATGAA
Proteins encoded:
- the mtrf1l gene encoding peptide chain release factor 1-like, mitochondrial isoform X1: MAFTQAVKMHLGNVCGRSWMSSYQRGSTVMSQRQRDYGAVLCGKCQNSSQKLSPNSRTMHATQPLMITKLLSVDEIFARRSLQDYFKKMETEYRDSLTVVNMTEGQQDGEEELRVKRTRVSVLAPLIQYTRELQTKQQEFAETETLLKDDDPDMRELAVLEREACQKAIQDVRQKILSLLIPEEESDMSDLVLEVTAGVGGQEAMLFTAEVFDMYQSFAAHQGWGFDILEYMKSEIGGLRHASASVSGPKSYKRMKFEAGVHRVQRVPKTEKQGRIHTSTMTVAVLPQPTEITFTINAKDLRIETKRASGAGGQHVNTTDSAVRIVHLPTGVVSECQQERSQLKNKEKAMKVLRAKLYSMRLEEETSKRYTARKVQIGTKGRSEKIRTYNFPQDRITDHRIGKTVHDVREFLVGEELLEEMNVALEEFSNQEILMDILGEND